In Streptococcus uberis, a single window of DNA contains:
- a CDS encoding glucose-6-phosphate isomerase produces MSHITFDYSKVLGQFVAPHELDYMQMHVSAADAALRQGTGPGSEMTGWLNLPEDYDKAEFDRILKAAEKIKADSEVLVVIGIGGSYLGARAAIDFLNNSFVNLQTAEERKAPQILYAGNSISSNYLADLVDYVADKDFSVNVISKSGTTTEPAIAFRVFKELLVKKYGKEEANKRIYATTDKAKGAVKVEADANGWETFVVPDSVGGRFTVLTPVGLLPIAASGADITKLMEGANAARKDYSSDKIAENQAYQYAVIRNILYRKGYITEVFANYEPSLQYFSEWWKQLAGESEGKDQKGIYPTSANFSTDLHSLGQFIQEGYRNLFETVIRVDKPRKNITIPTEEADLDGLGYLQGKDVDFVNKKATDGVLLAHTDGGVPNTYLTIPSQDEFTLGYTIYFFEIAIAISGYLNGVNPFDQPGVEAYKKNMFALLGKPGFEELGAELDARL; encoded by the coding sequence ATGTCACATATTACATTTGATTATTCAAAAGTGTTAGGACAATTTGTAGCACCACATGAACTTGACTATATGCAAATGCATGTCTCTGCAGCAGATGCAGCACTTCGTCAAGGAACTGGACCAGGATCTGAAATGACTGGTTGGTTAAACTTACCAGAAGATTACGATAAAGCTGAGTTTGATCGAATTTTAAAAGCTGCTGAAAAAATCAAAGCTGACAGTGAAGTATTAGTGGTTATTGGTATCGGTGGTTCTTATCTTGGAGCTCGTGCTGCTATTGATTTCCTTAACAACTCATTTGTAAACCTACAAACAGCTGAAGAACGTAAGGCACCACAAATTCTTTACGCTGGAAACTCTATTTCATCAAACTACCTTGCTGATTTAGTAGATTATGTCGCAGATAAAGATTTCTCTGTAAACGTTATTTCGAAATCAGGTACAACAACTGAGCCAGCTATTGCTTTCCGTGTTTTCAAAGAACTTCTTGTTAAAAAATACGGTAAAGAAGAAGCTAACAAACGTATTTATGCAACAACTGATAAAGCAAAAGGAGCTGTTAAAGTTGAAGCTGATGCAAACGGTTGGGAAACTTTTGTTGTTCCAGATAGCGTTGGCGGACGTTTTACAGTGTTAACACCAGTTGGACTTCTTCCAATTGCTGCTTCAGGAGCAGACATCACGAAATTGATGGAAGGTGCTAACGCAGCTCGTAAAGACTATTCTTCTGATAAAATTGCTGAAAACCAAGCTTACCAATATGCTGTCATCCGTAATATTCTTTACCGTAAAGGTTATATTACAGAAGTATTTGCTAACTATGAGCCTTCTTTACAATACTTCAGCGAATGGTGGAAACAATTAGCTGGCGAATCAGAAGGTAAAGATCAAAAAGGCATTTACCCAACTTCAGCTAACTTCTCAACTGATTTACACTCATTAGGACAATTTATCCAAGAAGGTTACCGTAACCTCTTTGAGACAGTTATCCGTGTTGACAAACCTCGTAAAAACATTACTATTCCAACTGAAGAAGCTGACCTTGATGGTTTAGGTTACTTGCAAGGAAAAGATGTTGATTTTGTTAACAAAAAAGCTACAGATGGTGTTCTTCTTGCCCACACAGATGGTGGCGTACCAAATACTTACTTGACCATTCCTAGCCAAGATGAGTTCACACTTGGATACACCATCTACTTCTTTGAAATTGCTATCGCTATCTCTGGTTACTTGAATGGTGTTAACCCATTTGACCAACCAGGTGTAGAAGCATATAAGAAAAACATGTTCGCACTTCTTGGAAAACCAGGATTTGAAGAATTAGGTGCAGAATTAGACGCACGTTTATAA